Genomic segment of Vibrio natriegens NBRC 15636 = ATCC 14048 = DSM 759:
CAAATTGTAATTCAAAATGAAAAATTACCAACTGGTTTTAGCCTCAACTTCCCCTTTTCGCCGACAACTGATGGAAAAACTCTCAGTACCGTTTATTTGCCTGTCACCTGATTGCGATGAAACTCCGTTAGACGACGAAAAACCTGTAGAACTTGTGATGCGGTTAGCCGCGAATAAAGCGACGTCTTGTACACCAGATCAACCAAGCCTAATCGTCGGTAGCGATCAAGTTTGTGTGATTAACGATAAGATCGTTGGGAAACCACTCAATCGTGAAAATGCCATCGAGCAGCTACTTGCGCAAAGTGGAACCGTGATTACTTTTTATACTGGTCTTGCCGTACATAATACTGCGACTAACCATACCGAGGTTGGTTACGATACTTTCGAAGTTCACTTCCGGGATTTAACTCGTGAACAAATCGAACGATATGTAGACAGAGAAGAGCCATTTTACTGCGCAGGCAGTTTCAAAAGTGAAGGAATGGGGATTTGCTTGTTCAAGAAGCTTGTAGGGAAAGACCCGAACACGCTTGTAGGTCTGCCACTCATTGACTTGATTGATATGTTGCATGTTCAAGGGCTTGATGTCCTTTAACTCAAATAGAACTAAGGGAGCCAATGGCTCCCTTAGTTTAAGCTAGAAAAATACCGTTAAGCTTTTCTTAAATCAGCCAGTACTTTCTCTAACTTAGGTTCCATCTTCGCGTTAATTTCCATCCATTCATCATTTGAAGGGTGCTGGAACTTAATATTCGCCGCATGAAGGAACAACCTATCCAGACCATACTGACCTGTGTAAGCATCAAAACGGCGGTCACCATAACGGTCATCCCAAGCGATTGGGTGCCCGGCGTACTGCGTATGGACACGAATTTGGTGTGTACGCCCGGTGATCGGGCTCGCTTGAATCAAGGTCGCCTGTTCGAACTTCTCCAAGATCTTAAAGCGTGTCTCAGATGGCTTACCGTTTGGATTAACACGAACGATGCTGTTTACTTCATTTTTCAACAATGGCGCGTTAACCACTTTACAACTGCTTTTCCACTGCCCCATCACCAGTGCAAAATAAAACTTCTTCACTGTTTTTGCTCGGAACTGTGCTTGTAGGTGGCGAAGCGCTGAACGCTTTTTAGCCACAAGTAAAATACCAGAGGTATCACGGTCAATACGATGCACAAGCTCAAGAAAACGTGCGTCAGGACGTAAAGCACGCAGCGCTTCTATCGCACCAAACTTCAAACCACTACCGCCATGAACCGCGGTCCCGGATGGTTTGTTGAGAATAAGCATATGGTCATCTTCAAAAATGATCATATCTTCAAGCTCAGCAACGCGATTAAGTTTCGTGCTCGGCGCTACGTCGTCTTCTTTCTTCTCCATAGTAACCGGAGGAATACGAACCAGATCGCCCGCTTTTAGTTTGTACTCTGCTTTAATACGCTTTTTATTAACGCGTACCTCACCCTTTCGCACGATTCTATAAATCATGCTTTTCGGAATGTCTTTTAATTGGTTGCGCAAAAAGTTATCAATGCGCTGACCCGCCATGTCTTCATCGATGTCGACAAACTGGACTTTAGTTCTTATTTCGCTCATGCGCGCTATTGTAAACGCAAATACTCGTGACTTCACATTATTCTTTCTGCAAAAGAAACACTTGCCAGCGCAGACTGGTCTGAAATCGCCCAAGCTTTTGTTTAAATTATTAAAACTCCCTGTCAAGATTTAGGTTTGTTTTGTGTCTTCATCACTTTACACGATTCAATTGTTTAGGAAACAGCCAGTTATAAATTACAAAATTTGAATTTTGTGGCAATTTTTCTATCGTTTGCACCAAAGCAGATTGCTGATAGCGACGTGCACTGCTATAGTTCACAGCTGCTAAGGAAGGTTTGGTTACATTTTATTCACTACCATTCATTACTCCTCAAGCAGTGTGAGTAGAACGTTGAAAGTCAGGTGCTGCAATTGGCGTAAGACACGTTGAATTCAACACACTTGCCACCCTACTCCTCGCATATTCACGTTGAGTACCTACCGCCCTAATAGCGGGTCACAAGTCTGCGTTTCCGACAGAAACCTAAAGAGATTTGTGATAACTGAAGTGCCCTAGAGCATCCCCTTCCAGCCGGGAGGCTGCAAAATATAAGTCATGGGATCAGGCACCGTGGAAAAGCGACCAAACAGTGGCAAGTCGACAAGAAAGATATAAAAGAAAAGACAACGAGAATTTTCAATGAAAAGAATGTTAATTAACGCAACTCAAAAAGAAGAGTTGCGTGTCGCTCTGGTTGATGGCCAGCGACTTTTCGATCTTGATATCGAGAGTCCAGGACATGAATCAAAAAAAGCGAATATCTACAAAGGACGTATCACACGTATTGAACCAAGCTTAGAGGCCGCATTCGTCGATTACGGTGCTGAGCGTCACGGTTTCCTCCCTCTCAAAGAAATTGCCCGCGAATATTTTCCAGAAGGTTACACCTACCAAGGCCGTCCAAGCATTAAAGAAGTGCTGACAGAAGGCCAGGAAGTAATTGTACAAGTGGAAAAAGAGGAACGTGGTAGCAAGGGCGCAGCTCTGACTACTTTCATTTCTCTAGCAGGTAGCTACCTTGTTCTTATGCCTAATAACCCTCGTGCTGGCGGTATCTCTCGCCGTATCGAAGGTGACGAGCGTACTCAACTAAAAGCTGCATTAAGCACATTAGAACTGCCACAAGGCATGGGTCTGATCGTGCGTACCGCAGGTGTTGGTAAGAGTGCAGAAGAACTTGAATGGGATTTGAACGTACTACTAAACCACTGGGGTGCGATCAAAGATGCATCAGACTCTAACCCTGCTCCATTCCTGATCCACCAGGAAAGTAACGTTATTGTTCGCGCAATTCGTGACTATCTACGTCGTGATATTGGTGAAATCCTCATCGATAGCAACACCATTTATGAGCGTGCAAAAGCGCACATTCAATTGGTTCGCCCAGATTTTATTAACCGAGTTAAGAAATACGACGGCGAAGTGCCACTGTTCAGCCACTACCAAATCGAAAGCCAGATTGAATCTGCTTTCCAACGTGAAGTGCGCCTGCCATCTGGTGGTTCAATTGTTATCGACCCAACAGAAGCATTGACTTCTATCGATATCAACTCTGCTCGCGCAACTAAAGGCGGAGATATCGAAGAGACAGCACTGAACACTAACTTAGAAGCAGCCGATGAGATCGCTCGTCAGCTACGTCTACGTGACCTAGGTGGTCTGGTTGTTATCGACTTTATCGACATGACACCTGTTCGCCACCAGCGTGAAGTAGAAAACCGTCTACGTGAAGCTGTTCGTTTAGACCGTGCTCGCGTACAAATTGGTCGTATCTCTCGTTTCGGTTTGTTGGAGATGTCTCGTCAACGTTTGAGCCCTTCTCTTGCAGAAGCGAGCCACCACATTTGTCCACGTTGTAGTGGTACGGGTGTTGTTCGTGACAACGAATCTCTAGCGCTTTCTGTTCTTCGTCTAATCGAAGAGGAAGCACTAAAAGACAATACTGCGCAAGTATTGGCTGTCGTCCCAGTGCCAATCGCCTCTTACCTATTGAACGAAAAACGTCGTTCGGTTAACCACATCGAACGCATTCAAGAAGTGAAAATCACGGTTGTTCCTAACTCTGATATGGAAACACCGCACTTCGAAGTGATTCGTGTCCGTGAAGGCGAAGAATTTGATCTGATTTCTTACCTACTTCCTAAGAAACTGGAAGCGTTGAAAGAAGCAGAAGGTAAAGATCCTGTAGAAACGGACATCAAACCTAAACGACTAGAAGAACCAGTACTTAAGGGCTTTGCTGCACCTTCACAATCTGCACCTGCTCCAGCTTCTAAGCCAGCACCAGTGGCGAAGAAGAAGGAAAGCGATGAAGTGAAGAAAGAAGCTTCGCCTGGTCTGTTTAGCCGTTTATTCAAAGCGCTTGGTAGCTTCTTATTCGGCGGTTCTCAAGAAGTAAAAGAAGAGCCTAAGCAACAAGAAGAGAAAAAGCCTAGTCGCGACAACAAGCGTAACAAGCGAGATCGCAACGATCGCCGTCGTGGTAATCAACGTGATAACCGCGATAATCGAGATAACCGCGATAACCGTCGCCGCCGTAAGCC
This window contains:
- a CDS encoding Maf family protein, translated to MKNYQLVLASTSPFRRQLMEKLSVPFICLSPDCDETPLDDEKPVELVMRLAANKATSCTPDQPSLIVGSDQVCVINDKIVGKPLNRENAIEQLLAQSGTVITFYTGLAVHNTATNHTEVGYDTFEVHFRDLTREQIERYVDREEPFYCAGSFKSEGMGICLFKKLVGKDPNTLVGLPLIDLIDMLHVQGLDVL
- the rluC gene encoding 23S rRNA pseudouridine(955/2504/2580) synthase RluC; translated protein: MSEIRTKVQFVDIDEDMAGQRIDNFLRNQLKDIPKSMIYRIVRKGEVRVNKKRIKAEYKLKAGDLVRIPPVTMEKKEDDVAPSTKLNRVAELEDMIIFEDDHMLILNKPSGTAVHGGSGLKFGAIEALRALRPDARFLELVHRIDRDTSGILLVAKKRSALRHLQAQFRAKTVKKFYFALVMGQWKSSCKVVNAPLLKNEVNSIVRVNPNGKPSETRFKILEKFEQATLIQASPITGRTHQIRVHTQYAGHPIAWDDRYGDRRFDAYTGQYGLDRLFLHAANIKFQHPSNDEWMEINAKMEPKLEKVLADLRKA
- the rne gene encoding ribonuclease E gives rise to the protein MKRMLINATQKEELRVALVDGQRLFDLDIESPGHESKKANIYKGRITRIEPSLEAAFVDYGAERHGFLPLKEIAREYFPEGYTYQGRPSIKEVLTEGQEVIVQVEKEERGSKGAALTTFISLAGSYLVLMPNNPRAGGISRRIEGDERTQLKAALSTLELPQGMGLIVRTAGVGKSAEELEWDLNVLLNHWGAIKDASDSNPAPFLIHQESNVIVRAIRDYLRRDIGEILIDSNTIYERAKAHIQLVRPDFINRVKKYDGEVPLFSHYQIESQIESAFQREVRLPSGGSIVIDPTEALTSIDINSARATKGGDIEETALNTNLEAADEIARQLRLRDLGGLVVIDFIDMTPVRHQREVENRLREAVRLDRARVQIGRISRFGLLEMSRQRLSPSLAEASHHICPRCSGTGVVRDNESLALSVLRLIEEEALKDNTAQVLAVVPVPIASYLLNEKRRSVNHIERIQEVKITVVPNSDMETPHFEVIRVREGEEFDLISYLLPKKLEALKEAEGKDPVETDIKPKRLEEPVLKGFAAPSQSAPAPASKPAPVAKKKESDEVKKEASPGLFSRLFKALGSFLFGGSQEVKEEPKQQEEKKPSRDNKRNKRDRNDRRRGNQRDNRDNRDNRDNRRRRKPRDEQATEQNDTQQQQAAGQATGNKPQNRNQKRKPKAQQAENAQEQKANAKVAEKGLQLAAEARSETKPESSKAKPNANANAKAEKVKERRQRRKLNKSVRVKDQQAAEQAEETLVKATESVEAPVEKPVVEAVETQQENKQAESKQRRNRRSPRHLRASGQRRRRGRDRRPNPFRLRKGGVASPEMAMGKVMPRYIPKPAPKKEEQVKEEAVVAAVPAMQGGFACPEMAMGKVIIRRELPVVAEPKAQEPVKVEAPVVEPVFTEPTVVEQAPATPIVEEKAPVVEVTEPVTETTTEQPVEPVVEAVAETIETVEEVKTPAPAEVQEIVVDLTKAVAKPNASAPMTKAPGPQELREIEVAAAPFKADRYQPKGAGSQVAKNRASAAMTKPNFN